One Panicum virgatum strain AP13 chromosome 9K, P.virgatum_v5, whole genome shotgun sequence genomic region harbors:
- the LOC120653000 gene encoding calcium-dependent lipid-binding protein-like has product MGFISGFVMGMIVGVALIAGWGRAMARRAAKRSNKAVDINSLGSLNREDVKKICGENVPQWISFPEYEQVKWLNKQLSKLWPFIEEAATMVIRDSVEPLLDEYRPPGISSLKFSRLSLGTVPPKIEGIRIQSFKKGQLTMDMDFRWGGDPNIILAVETLVASLPIQFKNLQVYSIIRVVFQLSDEIPCISAVVVALLAEPKPRIDYVLKAVGGSLTAMPGLSDMIDDTVASLITDMLQWPHRIVVPLGGVDVDVSDLELKPHGKLTVTVVRAESLKNKELIGKSDPYVVLFIRPMFREKTSIIDDNLNPQWNETFELIAEDKETQALILEVFDEDKMKQDKRLGIAKLPLSDLGMETVKEVNLQLLSSLDTTKVKDKKDRGVLTIKVLYHQFTKAEAQEALELEKRTVEERRKVRSETAAVSGAADAATGTTSTVTNASATGVATTGSGTSSASAGSGAGMVGTGIGAVGSGIGAFGSGLSKAGKFVGRTVTGPFSSARRSASSVPNIDD; this is encoded by the exons ATGGGGTTCATATCGGGATTCGTAATGGGGATGATCGTCGGCGTCGCCCTGATCGCCGGCTGGGGGCGCGCCatggctcgccgcgccgccaagCGCAGCAACAAG GCTGTAGATATCAATTCACTGGGATCTCTCAACCGTGAAGACGTGAAGAAAATATGTGGAGAAAATGTCCCCCAGTGGATATCATTCCCAGAATATGAACAG GTCAAATGGCTCAACAAACAATTGAGCAAGCTTTGGCCCTTTATTGAAGAG GCAGCAACCATGGTCATCAGGGATTCTGTGGAACCACTACTCGATGAATATCGACCGCCAGGGATATCCTCACTGAAGTTCAGCAGACTCTCTCTTGGGACTGTTCCACCGAAAATAGAAG GTATTCGGATTCAGAGTTTTAAGAAAGGGCAGCTTACAATGGACATGGACTTCCGGTGGGGTGGGGATCCAAATATCATTCTTGCAGTCGAAACACTTGTTGCTTCACTTCCCATTCAG TTTAAGAACCTTCAGGTGTACAGCATCATCCGTGTGGTCTTCCAATTGTCAGACGAGATACCATGCATCtctgctgttgttgttgctcTTCTGGCAGAG CCAAAACCGAGAATCGACTACGTACTGAAAGCCGTGGGAGGAAGCCTGACCGCGATGCCTGGGCTTTCAGACATGATTGAC GATACAGTGGCGTCATTGATCACTGACATGCTCCAATGGCCACATAGAATTGTTGTTCCGCTGGGTGGAGTCGACGTGGACGTCAG CGACCTTGAGCTGAAGCCACACGGGAAGCTCACGGTCACCGTGGTGCGCGCGGAATCCCTCAAGAACAAGGAGCTCATCGGCAAATCCGACCCCTACGTGGTCCTGTTCATACGCCCAATGTTCAGGGAGAAGACCAGTATCATCGACGACAACCTCAACCCTCAGTGGAACGAGACGTTCGAGCTGATCGCCGAAGACAAGGAGACGCAGGCTCTGATTCTTGAG GTGTTCGACGAGGACAAGATGAAGCAGGACAAGAGGCTGGGAATCGCCAAGCTGCCCCTGAGCGACCTGGGGATGGAGACCGTGAAAGAGGTGAACCTGCAGCTGCTGTCGTCGCTGGACACGACCAAGGTCAAGGACAAGAAGGACAGAGGCGTGCTCACCATCAAG GTGCTGTACCACCAGTTCACCAAGGCGGAGGCGCAGGAGGCCCTGGAGCTGGAGAAGCGGACCGTGGAGGAGCGGCGGAAGGTGAGGAGCGAGACGGCGGCCGTCAGCGGCGCCGCGGACGCGGCCACCGGCACGACGTCCACGGTCACCAACGCGTCCGCCACGGGCGTCGCGACGACCGGCTCGGGCACCAGTTCCGCTTCCGCCGGCTCGGGCGCCGGGATGGTGGGCACGGGCATCGGCGCCGTGGGCTCCGGAATTGGCGCCTTCGGGAGCGGTCTCAGCAAGGCCGGCAAGTTTGTCGGCCGGACCGTCACAGGACCTTTCAGCAGCGCCAGGCGCAGTGCCAGCAGCGTCCCCAACATCGACGATTGA
- the LOC120652999 gene encoding V-type proton ATPase subunit a3-like, protein MARGGGGGCCPSMDLMRSEAMQLVQVIIPAESAHLTVSYLGDLGLIQFKDLNAEKSPFQRTYAAQIKRCSEMARKLRFLKEQMSKAEISTSPTQLNETHLEFDDLEIKLGELEAELTEVNANNEKLQRTYNELLEYNTVLQKAGEFFYLAQRSAAAQQREIEANQSGQTSLESPLLEQEMSMDPSKQVKLGSLSGLVPKEKAMAFERILFRATRGNIFLRQEPIDEPVTDPVSGEKVAKNAFVIFYSGERAKAKILKICDAFNANRYPFPEDVTKQLHAVQEVSGRISELKATIDMGLAHRDSTLKSIASDFEQWNHLAKREKAIYHTLNMLSVDVTKKCLVAEGWSPVFASVQIQDALQRATLDSKSQVGSIFQVLNTKESPPTYFQTNKFTSAFQEIVDAYGVAKYQEANPGVFTIVTFPFLFAVMFGDWGHGICLLLATLYLIIREKKLASQKLGDIMEMMFGGRYVIIMMAVFSIYTGLIYNEFFSVPFELFGKSAYACRDPSCRDATTEGLVKVRGTYPFGVDPVWHGSRSELPFLNSLKMKMSILLGVAQMNLGILMSYFNAKFFRNSLNVWYQFIPQLIFLNSLFGYLSLLIIIKWCTGSKADLYHVMIYMFLSPTDELGENQLFSGQKTVQLVLLLLALVSVPWMLIPKPILLKKQHEQRHQGHQYTMLQDTDESVGAELGEHHDESHDHEEFEFSEVFVHQLIHTIEFVLGAVSNTASYLRLWALSLAHSELSTVFYDKVLLLAWGMNNVIFLIIGIIVFVCATIGVLLVMETLSAFLHALRLHWVEFQNKFYEGDGYKFAPFSFTLIREEED, encoded by the exons atggcgcgcggtGGCGGGGGCGGGTGCTGCCCCTCGATGGATCTGATGCGGTCGGAGGCGATGCAGCTGGTGCAGGTCATCATACCCGCCGAGTCCGCGCACCTCACCGTCTCCTACCTTGGCGACCTCGGCCTCATCCAGTTCAAAGAC CTTAATGCAGAGAAGAGCCCGTTTCAACGGACATATGCTGCCCAG ATCAAAAGGTGTAGTGAAATGGCTCGCAAGTTGAGGTTTTTGAAGGAGCAGATGTCAAAAGCTGAAATATCAACGTCTCCTACACAACTGAATGAAACTCATCTGGAATTCGATGACTTGGAG ATAAAGCTTGGAGAACTGGAAGCTGAGCTAACCGAAGTTAATGCAAACAATGAAAAGTTACAGCGGACATACAATGAGCTGTTAGAGTACAATACTGTTCTCCAAAAG GCTGGTGAATTTTTCTATTTAGCTCAAAGAAGTGCTGCAGCACAACAACGGGAAATAGAGGCAAATCAATCTGGTCAAACTTCACTTGAGAGCCCCTTGTTGGAACAG GAGATGTCAATGGATCCATCAAAACAagtgaaacttggctcattgaGTGGCCTTGTGCCAAAGGAAAAGGCTATGGCTTTTGAACGGATCTTATTCCGTGCCACAAGGGGTAACATATTCCTTAGGCAGGAGCCTATTGATGAGCCGGTCACAGACCCAGTTTCTGGGGAGAAG GTAGCGAAAAATGCATTTGTTATATTCTATTCTGGAGAGAGAGCAAAAGCCAAAATTCTGAAGATATGTGATGCCTTCAATGCAAACCGTTACCCATTTCCAGAAGATGTTACCAAACAGCTTCATGCTGTTCAGGAG GTATCTGGAAGGATCTCAGAGTTAAAGGCAACAATTGACATGGGCTTAGCTCATCGTGACAGTACACTCAAAAGTATTGCATCTGATTTTGAGCAGTGGAACCATCTG GCAAAGAGGGAAAAAGCAATTTATCACACTTTAAACATGTTGAGTGTTGATGTAACAAAGAAATGCCTTGTTGCTGAGGGCTGGAGTCCTGTTTTTGCAAGCGTTCAG ATTCAAGATGCTCTTCAGCGTGCTACTCTTGATAGCAAATCCCAAGTTGGCTCAATCTTTCAAGTTCTCAACACAAAAGAATCTCCTCCAACATATTTTCAGACAAACAAGTTTACATCAGCGTTCCAGGAAATAGTTGATGCGTATGG GGTAGCCAAATATCAAGAAGCAAATCCTGGAGTATTCACCATCGTCACTTTCCCTTTCTTATTTGCTGTCATGTTTGGCGATTGGGGCCATGGAATTTGCTTGTTACTTGCAACACTATATCTGATAATTCGGGAGAAGAAACTAGCTTCACAG AAACTTGGAGACATAATGGAGATGATGTTTGGTGGGCGTTATGTAATTATTATGATGGCTGTTTTTTCAATCTACACGGGATTAATATACAACGAATTTTTCTCTGTCCCATTTGAACTTTTCGGTAAATCTGCCTATGCGTGCCGTGATCCTTCTTGTAG AGATGCTACTACTGAAGGATTAGTTAAGGTAAGAGGAACATACCCTTTTGGTGTTGATCCTGTCTGGCATGGTAGCCGCAGCGAGCTGCCGTTTCTGAACTCATTGAAGATGAAGATGTCAATCCTTCTTGGAGTTGCACAAATGAACCTCGGAATTCTGATGAGTTACTTCAATGCAAAATTTTTCCGGAACAGTCTTAATGTCTG GTACCAGTTCATTCCCCAGCTGATTTTCTTGAACAGCTTATTTGGTTACCTCTCCTTGCTCATCATTATTAAGTGGTGCACGGGGTCCAAAGCAGATCTGTACCATGTTATGATCTATATGTTCCTTAGCCCAACAGACGAGCTTGGGGAGAACCAGTTATTTAGTGGCCAGAAGACAGTGCAG CTTGTTTTACTTCTGCTTGCTTTGGTGTCCGTGCCTTGGATGTTGATTCCAAAGCCTATTCTATTGAAGAAGCAACATGAGCAA AGGCATCAAGGCCACCAATACACAATGCTTCAGGACACCGATGAATCAGTGGGAGCAGAGTTGGGGGAACATCATGATGAATCACATGACCACGAGGAGTTTGAGTTCAGTGAAGTTTTTGTTCACCAACTGATCCACACCATCGAATTTGTTCTTGGTGCAGTCTCAAACACAGCTTCGTACCTTCGTCTTTGGGCTCTGAG TCTTGCGCACTCGGAGTTGTCCACTGTATTCTACGATAAGGTTCTCCTACTAGCATGGGG GATGAACAATGTTATCTTCCTTATTATCGGCATCATCGTCTTCGTCTGTGCTACGATTGGTGTCTTGCTTGTTATGGAGACTCTGAGCGCTTTCCTTCATGCGCTGAGGCTTCACTGGGTGGAGTTCCAGAACAAGTTCTACGAAGGTGATGGTTACAAGTTCGCTCCATTCTCTTTCACGCTGATTCGTGAGGAGGAAGACTGA
- the LOC120653001 gene encoding nuclear transcription factor Y subunit C-2, with translation MDNQPLPYSTGQPPATGGAPVPGVPGAAGPPPVPHHHLLQQQQAQLQAFWAYQRQEAERASASDFKNHQLPLARIKKIMKADEDVRMISAEAPVLFAKACELFILELTIRSWLHAEENKRRTLQRNDVAAAIARTDVFDFLVDIVPREEAKEEPGSALGFAAAAGAGAVGSGAAGGAPAAGMPYYYPPMGQPAPMMPAWHVPAWDPAWQQGAAADVDQSGSFGEEGQGFAAGHGGGAASFPPAAPPSSE, from the coding sequence ATGGACAACCAGCCGCTGCCCTACTCCACCGGCCAGCCCCCGGCGACCGGCGGGGCCCCGGTGCCCGGCGTGCCTGGCGCTGCCGGGCCCCCGCCGGTCCCGCACCACCACctgctccagcagcagcaggcccaGCTGCAGGCGTTCTGGGCGTACCAGCGGCAGGAGGCGGAGCGCGCGTCGGCGTCGGACTTCAAGAACCACCAGCTGCCGCTGGCCCGGATCAAGAAGATCATGAAGGCCGACGAGGACGTGCGCATGATCTCCGCCGAGGCGCCCGTGCTGTTCGCCAAGGCCTGCGAGCTCTTCATCCTCGAGCTCACCATCCGCTCCTGGCTGCACGCCGAGGAGAACAAGCGCCGCACCCTGCAGCGcaacgacgtcgccgccgccatcgcgcgCACCGACGTCTTCGACTTCCTCGTGGACATCGTGCCGCGCGAGGAGGCCAAGGAGGAGCCGGGGAGCGCCCTGGGGTTCGCTGCGGCGGCAGGGGCCGGCGCGGtcgggagcggcgcggcgggcggcgccccggccgccgggaTGCCGTACTACTACCCGCCGATGGGGCAGCCGGCGCCGATGATGCCGGCCTGGCACGTTCCCGCCTGGGACCCGGCCTGGCagcaaggggcggcggcggatgtcGATCAGAGCGGCAGCTTCGGCGAGGAAGGGCAAGGGTTTGCAgcaggccatggcggcggtgccGCTAGCTTCCCTCCTGCTGCACCTCCGAGCTCCGAGTGA